The Spartobacteria bacterium DNA segment GTTGATCGCTAATCATTCTGCCGAGAGGACTTTCACCTCCAACTTATCGCCAGCTTGAAATTGCTTCGCAATTTCGTCGCGGCGCACAGCCTGTCCCTTTGCCGCCTTCATCGTTCATCCCTCGTGCTTGACAAGCCACACCGCCGGCACGGCATTTTATCTGAAATCAGTCCACCTGGTCAGTTTCAACTTGATTGCAAGAATCACAATTGCCATAAAAATCGCATGCAAACGGATCAGCAATTGATGGATGTTGTGGCGCGAATTCATTTCGCTCAGACCCGTCCTGATTTTTATCGCGAGGTTTTGTCTGCCTTAGATGATGCCAAACTGATTGCTGCGCAGCATATTCATGTGGCACGGTTTAACAAAATAACGGGGGAGCCAGTATTCCAGGACCGTCACGGAACGGTTATGCTGCATGGCGCACCGCTATCAGAATTTCACGTAAAAGAACGCAAAGACGATCTCTTGACGGCTCTACTGATGGACGGTGCACCAGGGCCATTTGTACGTTCGCAGGTGATCGGCACAAGTGAAATCCGCCAAACTGCAGCCTACGAGGAAGTGCACAAACCACTGGGAATATTGGATATAATCGCGGCGCCTGTTTCAACGGCTTCCGATCTGTATGTCTTTGCCTGGTTACGTGATACATTTTATTATGAAAAAGACCGACAACTGGCCGCTTTGCTGCGGGATCAGATCAGGATTGCCATGCGTAATCATTACGTCCTGCGTCAAGCCGAAGAGGTGGGTCATTTCTGTGCAGCCCCGGAGCGGTTGGTATGGGCGGTAGATGTGAAGCCCGACGGTACTCTCCTGCAATGGCCTGATGCACTGCAGAAACACCTTCAAGAGCTTCTCGGGGAAGCCAATCCTGCCAAACTGACAGCCGACTGGGGCTTGTGTGAATGGCTGCGGGGGCGGATCCGCCAATATCCCTGGATGGACGACAGAGAAAGCCGGCGTGTTTTGCACATGGCGTGTGGGCGACCCGTTGTAACCGTTCATTTTTCGGGAGATTCGCAGGAGCGCTACCGGGTGTTTTTTGCTGTCATAAACATATCCGGACCTCCTGATCATTATGGTATGACCGATCGCGAAAAGGACGTTCTCCGCTGGGTGTGTCAAGGAAAACGCAACGAGGAAATCGCCGTTATCCTGGGAATCAGTCCCTTCACGGTGCGTAACCATGTCGAAAAAGTTCT contains these protein-coding regions:
- a CDS encoding LuxR family transcriptional regulator yields the protein MLHGAPLSEFHVKERKDDLLTALLMDGAPGPFVRSQVIGTSEIRQTAAYEEVHKPLGILDIIAAPVSTASDLYVFAWLRDTFYYEKDRQLAALLRDQIRIAMRNHYVLRQAEEVGHFCAAPERLVWAVDVKPDGTLLQWPDALQKHLQELLGEANPAKLTADWGLCEWLRGRIRQYPWMDDRESRRVLHMACGRPVVTVHFSGDSQERYRVFFAVINISGPPDHYGMTDREKDVLRWVCQGKRNEEIAVILGISPFTVRNHVEKVLAKLGVENRGSAAAMAHHWFQ